The Pelagibacterium halotolerans B2 genome has a segment encoding these proteins:
- a CDS encoding alpha/beta hydrolase gives MDATPTGHEFVHLETNRIPKGARSGFFSTSDNVRLRYGLFPKLGDGARGTIVLVQGRTEFIEKYFETISDFQKRGFAVATFDLRGQGGSDRLIGNRRHGHVEDFDDYWTDLHDFHKMIVLPDCPPPYYLVGHSTGGLIGLLAATRDRLMFDRVFLSSPMVSLSGLPFSLKWSSRLVDAARFLGLSTMPVGRREDRAQTEAGFEGNPLTSDRARYMRSVEILKARPDLAIGLPTLGWIGSSLAAMRQANGDDFPSRLKIPVFICAAALDSVVETSATEALGLRLRAGHHVVIGGARHELFMEADPIREQVFAAFDAFVTEQTGYAGS, from the coding sequence ATGGACGCGACGCCCACTGGACATGAGTTTGTCCACCTCGAAACCAATCGGATCCCCAAAGGTGCCCGGTCGGGCTTTTTTTCGACCAGCGACAATGTGCGGCTGCGATACGGTCTTTTCCCAAAGCTCGGTGATGGCGCGCGCGGCACTATCGTTCTGGTGCAGGGGCGGACCGAGTTCATCGAGAAATATTTCGAGACCATAAGCGATTTCCAGAAGCGCGGATTTGCCGTCGCCACGTTCGACCTGCGCGGGCAGGGCGGGTCGGACCGGCTGATCGGCAACCGGCGCCATGGGCACGTGGAAGATTTCGACGACTATTGGACCGACCTTCACGATTTTCACAAAATGATCGTCCTGCCCGATTGCCCGCCGCCCTATTATCTGGTCGGGCATTCGACGGGGGGATTAATCGGGCTTTTAGCCGCGACCCGCGACCGGCTGATGTTTGACAGGGTGTTCTTGTCCTCGCCCATGGTCAGCCTGTCGGGGCTGCCCTTTTCACTCAAATGGTCGTCGCGGCTGGTCGATGCGGCACGGTTTTTGGGACTGTCCACGATGCCGGTGGGCCGGCGCGAGGACAGGGCGCAGACCGAAGCGGGGTTTGAGGGCAATCCGCTGACCTCGGACAGGGCGCGCTATATGCGCAGCGTGGAAATATTGAAGGCGCGACCCGATCTGGCCATCGGGCTTCCCACGCTGGGCTGGATCGGATCGTCGCTGGCCGCGATGCGGCAAGCCAATGGCGATGATTTCCCCTCGCGGCTCAAGATCCCCGTGTTCATCTGCGCGGCGGCACTCGACAGCGTTGTCGAGACCAGCGCGACCGAAGCCCTGGGGCTGCGGCTGCGGGCCGGGCATCATGTGGTGATCGGTGGTGCGCGCCACGAGTTGTTCATGGAAGCCGACCCGATCCGCGAACAGGTTTTTGCGGCGTTTGATGCGTTCGTGACCGAGCAGACGGGGTATGCGGGCAGTTAG
- a CDS encoding Hsp20 family protein, whose product MQRLDFSPFYRSTVGFDRLFSRLDTLVAEDAKSYPPYNIERTGEDTYRVTIAVAGFSAGDIAIETKENSLQVKGSRAPGTNEKREFLHRGIAERAFELRFQLAEHVEVSGASLENGLLHIDLKRELPESKRPRQIEIASTTQTIEDKTVN is encoded by the coding sequence ATGCAACGTCTTGATTTTTCACCCTTCTACCGTTCCACCGTCGGGTTCGACCGCCTGTTTTCGCGCCTCGACACCCTGGTCGCCGAAGACGCCAAATCCTACCCGCCCTACAATATCGAGCGCACCGGTGAGGACACCTACCGCGTGACCATCGCGGTCGCCGGTTTCTCGGCGGGTGATATCGCCATCGAGACCAAGGAAAACAGCCTTCAGGTCAAGGGTTCCCGCGCGCCGGGCACCAATGAAAAGCGCGAATTCCTCCATCGCGGCATCGCCGAACGCGCCTTTGAATTGCGCTTCCAGCTTGCCGAACATGTCGAGGTCTCCGGCGCTTCGCTCGAAAACGGCCTGCTGCACATCGATCTGAAACGCGAACTCCCCGAATCCAAGCGTCCGCGCCAGATCGAGATCGCCAGCACCACCCAGACCATCGAAGACAAGACCGTCAACTAA